DNA from Petropleomorpha daqingensis:
CATCAGCCCCCGTACGGCTCGGCGACCTCGACCGGCGGCAGCAGCGGCTCGATCGCCGCGGCGGTCGCCAGCAGGTCCGGCTCGTGGAACCGGCGGGTGACCAGCTGGATCCCGTTCGGCAGCGCCAGCCCGGGCAGGCCGAACAGGTTCACCCACATCACGCAGCGCATCCGCTGGAACAGCGCGGCCGACGCCTCGACGCCGATGTGGTCGTCGAAGTCCAGCGGCGGCGTCGGCATGCCCACGACCGGCGCCACGACCAGCGGGTACTCCTCGAGGAACCGCACCAGCCGGTCCTGCAGCGCGCGCCGCTCGAGCCAGGCCGCGCCGTAGCGGCGGACGTCCGGACCGAGGTCGAACAGCCCGAACATCTCGTCGATGTGCACCCGCCCGCTCGCGAGCACCTGGGAGCCGACCTCCGGCAGCGTCACGTTGAGCAGGTCGGTGCCGATGATCTCCGCCCACACCTCCGGCGCCCGCCGCAGATCGGGGAAGACGGCCTCGACGACGTCGTGGCCCGCCTCCTGCAGGGCGACCACCGTGGCGTCCAGCCGCCGCTCGATCTCCGGCTCCAGCACCGCCCCGGTCTCGGTGCGCAGCACCGCCACCGGGAGCGGGTGCTCGCTGCGCACCAGCGGGGCCGGCACCGACACCGGGTCGTACGGGTGCGCGCCGGCGATCACCTGAAGGACGGCGGCGAGGTCGGCCACCGACCGGCCGAAGGGGCCGAACGTGCCCATCGCGTCGACCGTCGTGCTCGACGGGAACGCCGGGATGACCGGCACGTTCGGCACGACGCCGGCGCTGGTCCGCAGCCCGTAGACGCCGCAGAAGCTCGCCGGCACCCGGATCGATCCCCCGAGGTCCTGACCGAGGGCCACGGTCGCCAGCCCGGCCGCCACGTTCGCCGCGTCGCCGCCGGAGCTGCCGCCGGTCGACCGCGTGAGGTCGCGCGGGTTGCGGGAGGCACCGTACAGGCCGCTGATCGTGTTCCAGCGGATGCAGAGGTCCGGCACGTTGCCGTGCCCGATCACCAGGGCGCCGGCGTCCCGGAGCCGCGTGACGACGACGTCGTCGCCGTCGGCGATCCGGCCGG
Protein-coding regions in this window:
- a CDS encoding amidase gives rise to the protein MGEPWTASIAELQAAIAGGATSRAEIVAAHLDRIQRVNPLTNSFAEVRAEEALAEAGKADAQHGRALAGPLDGVPMSIKDSFAVRGLRRTDGLPVHAGRIADGDDVVVTRLRDAGALVIGHGNVPDLCIRWNTISGLYGASRNPRDLTRSTGGSSGGDAANVAAGLATVALGQDLGGSIRVPASFCGVYGLRTSAGVVPNVPVIPAFPSSTTVDAMGTFGPFGRSVADLAAVLQVIAGAHPYDPVSVPAPLVRSEHPLPVAVLRTETGAVLEPEIERRLDATVVALQEAGHDVVEAVFPDLRRAPEVWAEIIGTDLLNVTLPEVGSQVLASGRVHIDEMFGLFDLGPDVRRYGAAWLERRALQDRLVRFLEEYPLVVAPVVGMPTPPLDFDDHIGVEASAALFQRMRCVMWVNLFGLPGLALPNGIQLVTRRFHEPDLLATAAAIEPLLPPVEVAEPYGG